In one Shewanella loihica PV-4 genomic region, the following are encoded:
- a CDS encoding acyl carrier protein, with product MNKQEFLNALEEILELDENTLKGDEVLMDIEQWDSLAFLSIIAMADEHFDIVIQGDKLEEINTVGDLVGLVEEHLAA from the coding sequence ATGAACAAACAAGAATTTTTAAATGCCCTAGAAGAGATCCTTGAACTGGACGAGAATACGCTTAAGGGGGACGAGGTCTTGATGGACATTGAGCAATGGGACTCTTTGGCATTTCTAAGCATCATCGCCATGGCCGATGAGCACTTCGATATAGTGATTCAAGGTGACAAGTTAGAAGAGATCAACACAGTGGGCGATCTTGTCGGTTTAGTAGAAGAACATCTAGCCGCCTAA
- a CDS encoding SDR family NAD(P)-dependent oxidoreductase has product MNVNPMDFSGKRVLVTGASAGIGKACAILFSQLGAQVILNGRNSKALEQTLTELSGNGHVCAPFDMADTDKLTDWVKMLVKEHGYLDGFVHCAGIQITKPIRLFDQAFFDETMHVNLASAMAISKGFRLKRDRSKQGAIVFVSSIAGLIGQTGNTLYGASKAGLMSLTRGLAMELLRDNIRVNCVAPALVATEMATRTQESMTEAQFQHMLDQHPMGLGQPEDVANAVAFLLSDAAKWINAVTLPVEGGYLAN; this is encoded by the coding sequence ATGAATGTCAATCCAATGGATTTCAGTGGCAAGCGAGTGCTTGTCACTGGCGCCTCCGCAGGCATCGGAAAGGCTTGTGCCATATTGTTTTCCCAACTCGGTGCTCAGGTTATTCTCAATGGCCGTAACTCAAAAGCGCTCGAACAAACGCTCACCGAATTAAGCGGTAATGGCCACGTTTGTGCACCTTTCGACATGGCCGACACAGATAAGCTTACCGACTGGGTGAAAATGCTGGTGAAAGAACATGGTTATTTAGACGGTTTTGTACACTGTGCAGGTATACAAATCACCAAACCGATCCGACTTTTCGACCAAGCCTTCTTTGACGAAACCATGCATGTCAACCTGGCTAGCGCCATGGCTATTAGCAAAGGCTTCAGACTAAAACGTGATCGTTCAAAACAAGGTGCGATAGTATTTGTCTCCTCCATCGCCGGATTAATAGGCCAAACAGGAAACACGCTTTACGGTGCAAGCAAGGCAGGCCTGATGTCTCTAACCAGAGGTCTCGCCATGGAATTGCTTAGGGATAACATCAGGGTAAACTGTGTCGCACCAGCATTGGTCGCAACAGAAATGGCGACTCGTACACAAGAGAGTATGACAGAAGCACAGTTTCAACATATGTTAGATCAGCATCCAATGGGCTTAGGGCAACCCGAAGATGTCGCTAATGCGGTTGCCTTTCTCCTGAGTGACGCCGCTAAATGGATCAATGCAGTGACCTTGCCCGTTGAAGGTGGATATTTAGCAAATTAA
- a CDS encoding cytidylyltransferase domain-containing protein, translated as MRVICITQARMGSSRLPGKVLTPIANKPMLEYHIERVAQSHLIDTHIIATTIEDNDQAIADYCHTKQLQCFRGDEQDVLQRFYEAALSVGAEQEDIIIRLTGDCPLICPELIDQAIRKHQTGDPAQYTHISLAFFPRGFDVEVFSMHSLTLAFQHAHTQAQREHVTLFLYTQPDAKIVPIETGKASWGEFRLCVDEIDDLRLVEQIIQLLGENWLTADHKTICKLLTDNPELAQINKHVAQRIAH; from the coding sequence ATGCGCGTAATCTGCATCACACAAGCGCGAATGGGATCAAGTCGGTTACCAGGTAAAGTACTGACTCCCATTGCCAATAAGCCTATGCTCGAATATCACATCGAGAGAGTTGCTCAATCACATCTCATTGATACCCATATTATCGCGACTACAATCGAAGATAATGACCAGGCTATCGCCGATTATTGCCATACCAAGCAACTGCAGTGTTTTAGAGGAGATGAGCAGGACGTTTTACAAAGGTTCTACGAGGCGGCACTTTCAGTGGGTGCAGAGCAAGAAGACATTATCATACGCCTTACAGGTGATTGTCCGTTGATCTGCCCAGAATTAATCGATCAAGCCATTCGTAAGCATCAAACGGGGGATCCCGCCCAATATACGCACATTAGCCTGGCCTTTTTTCCTAGGGGATTTGATGTAGAAGTATTTAGTATGCATAGCCTTACTCTGGCATTTCAACATGCTCACACTCAGGCACAACGAGAACATGTAACACTATTTCTCTATACCCAACCAGACGCCAAAATAGTACCAATTGAAACAGGAAAGGCCTCTTGGGGTGAGTTTAGGCTTTGCGTAGACGAAATAGACGACCTACGTCTGGTCGAACAAATTATCCAATTATTAGGCGAAAATTGGCTCACAGCAGATCATAAAACAATTTGCAAACTGCTGACAGACAATCCGGAGCTCGCCCAAATCAACAAACATGTCGCGCAGCGCATTGCACATTAA
- a CDS encoding SDR family NAD(P)-dependent oxidoreductase, translating to MKHIIVTGGSRGLGLAIVTHLLAQGYKVSTCSRATTSTIEALEQSNPNFKWFPCEIGNAEQTSQFVKEACIWANESPLWGLINNAGIAKEGVLATFPNIESDALIQVNLNGALYTAREVLRVFLRQNSAGRIINISSIIGSRGYTGLAAYSASKAGLDGLTRALARENGRRNITVNSIAPGYLDTEMSSTLSDKKRDQIIRRTPMHRLGKVDDITPAISFLLSDGAAFITGQTLTIDGGITN from the coding sequence ATGAAACATATCATTGTGACGGGTGGCAGCAGAGGCCTAGGTTTGGCCATAGTGACTCACCTTTTAGCGCAAGGCTATAAAGTCTCAACCTGTAGCCGAGCAACAACGTCAACCATAGAGGCACTGGAACAGAGTAATCCAAACTTTAAATGGTTTCCCTGTGAAATTGGAAACGCAGAGCAAACATCGCAATTTGTTAAAGAGGCCTGCATCTGGGCTAATGAATCGCCTCTTTGGGGGCTGATCAACAATGCGGGGATCGCCAAAGAAGGTGTACTAGCGACGTTTCCCAACATTGAGTCTGACGCACTGATACAAGTAAACCTAAACGGGGCGCTCTATACAGCCCGGGAAGTGCTACGTGTATTCTTACGCCAGAATAGTGCCGGTAGAATCATCAATATTAGCTCGATAATTGGCAGTCGAGGCTACACGGGGCTCGCCGCCTACTCTGCCTCAAAGGCAGGTTTAGACGGCCTAACTAGAGCACTGGCAAGAGAGAACGGACGTCGAAACATTACTGTCAACTCCATAGCACCTGGCTACCTGGATACTGAGATGTCATCAACGCTCTCAGATAAGAAACGAGACCAGATTATACGCCGCACTCCAATGCATAGGTTAGGTAAGGTCGACGATATCACTCCAGCGATCAGCTTTTTGTTATCCGATGGGGCCGCCTTTATTACCGGGCAAACACTCACCATTGATGGCGGAATCACTAACTAG
- the pseI gene encoding pseudaminic acid synthase produces MFTPNISINGRQIGPQHKPYVIAELSGNHKGSLSKALSMIDAAAATGVDAIKIQTYSADTITLDHDSPEFLLQGGLWAGRTLYDLYQEAHTPWEWHEALFERAKQNNIALFSSPFDLSAIELLESLNCPAYKIASFEINDIGLITAAAKTGKPLIISTGLATLAEIEEAVEAVADAGGNQLALLHCISGYPTPIEDCNLRTLTDLCQRFDFPIGLSDHTLETTAAITAIALGASIIEKHFTLDRNDGSVDAAFSLEPDAFATLKQEVDKAHLALGHAGYEIKPSEAGGRDFRRSLYVSQAIKKGESFTRDNVRSVRPAHGLHTRYLPQILGQKASQDIAFGEPMRESYLSKPLVKRED; encoded by the coding sequence ATGTTTACGCCTAACATTTCTATAAATGGCCGGCAGATAGGTCCACAACATAAACCTTATGTGATAGCCGAACTGTCGGGGAATCACAAAGGTAGTCTGTCTAAAGCGCTTAGCATGATAGATGCTGCAGCAGCCACAGGGGTTGATGCCATCAAGATACAGACCTATAGCGCAGATACCATTACACTTGATCACGATAGCCCAGAATTCCTGCTACAGGGAGGCTTATGGGCGGGCAGAACCTTATATGACCTTTATCAAGAAGCACATACGCCATGGGAATGGCATGAGGCACTATTTGAACGAGCAAAACAAAATAACATAGCGCTGTTTTCATCTCCGTTCGATCTATCGGCAATTGAACTGCTTGAGTCTCTAAACTGCCCGGCCTATAAAATTGCTTCGTTTGAGATCAATGATATCGGCCTCATCACAGCCGCTGCGAAAACCGGTAAGCCACTCATCATCTCGACAGGTTTGGCGACACTCGCCGAAATTGAAGAAGCCGTTGAGGCAGTTGCCGATGCGGGCGGTAACCAACTGGCCCTGCTGCATTGTATTAGTGGTTATCCAACGCCTATTGAAGATTGCAATCTGCGCACGCTCACCGACCTATGTCAACGTTTCGATTTTCCTATCGGTCTAAGCGATCACACCTTAGAAACCACGGCAGCCATAACGGCGATTGCGCTAGGGGCTAGTATTATTGAAAAACACTTCACTCTCGATAGAAACGATGGCTCTGTTGATGCCGCCTTTTCTCTGGAACCCGATGCATTTGCGACATTGAAACAAGAGGTGGACAAAGCCCATCTCGCCCTAGGCCATGCCGGTTATGAGATTAAACCGAGTGAGGCGGGTGGTCGCGATTTTCGTCGTTCACTATACGTTAGCCAAGCTATCAAGAAGGGAGAGTCTTTCACTCGCGACAATGTACGTTCGGTAAGACCTGCACATGGATTGCACACTCGCTATCTGCCTCAAATACTGGGACAAAAGGCATCCCAAGATATTGCCTTTGGTGAACCAATGAGAGAGAGCTATCTCTCCAAGCCCTTGGTTAAACGAGAGGATTAA
- a CDS encoding AMP-binding protein: MFTIPRGFTLVEQGSQFGSDSFQPQHYLQGRKFIEITAGSTTNGKPLVKEMIQAIIDGQTANIPVIFNRTQQEINLDELPEHFAVGLLTSGTTGKPKLVFHRLEKLLPKNLKSQTRENTRWLLCYHPMSFAGLQVILQAIVSQDLLVASVDTNLQAKAQLAISQDINAISATPSMMRAMLLCWHLTRPPLTIISLGGEIADQLTLDSIRQSFPEAQLRHIYATTEAGVIFSIKDGIEGFPLSWLQQTFNGWQISANNTLHLDNGLVEIDTGDCIRLTQDRVIFVGREDNLVNVGGVKVNLETLEQEILAIEEIFDARVFAKSNPITGALICLECCATDETKAREALKTWSLGRDPAATPRIIRFSEQITLSTSGKKVRTN; the protein is encoded by the coding sequence ATGTTCACAATCCCCCGAGGTTTCACTCTAGTTGAGCAAGGAAGTCAATTCGGTAGCGACTCATTTCAGCCTCAGCACTACCTACAAGGACGAAAATTCATCGAAATTACGGCCGGTTCGACGACTAACGGTAAGCCGTTAGTCAAAGAGATGATACAAGCTATCATCGACGGCCAGACCGCTAACATTCCTGTCATCTTTAATCGCACTCAACAGGAGATCAATCTCGATGAACTGCCAGAACATTTTGCCGTTGGCTTACTAACCTCTGGGACAACGGGAAAGCCCAAATTAGTTTTTCATCGACTCGAAAAGCTTCTACCCAAGAATCTAAAAAGCCAAACAAGAGAGAACACTCGCTGGCTACTTTGTTATCATCCAATGAGCTTTGCCGGACTTCAGGTCATCTTACAAGCAATTGTAAGCCAAGATCTTTTAGTCGCATCAGTTGATACCAATCTACAAGCCAAGGCTCAACTGGCGATTAGTCAGGATATTAATGCAATAAGTGCGACCCCCTCCATGATGCGGGCCATGTTGCTTTGTTGGCATCTAACAAGGCCGCCACTAACCATCATCAGTCTTGGGGGAGAAATTGCCGATCAGCTTACTTTAGATAGCATTAGACAAAGTTTCCCTGAGGCCCAGCTAAGGCATATCTATGCTACGACAGAGGCTGGCGTGATCTTTTCAATAAAAGACGGCATAGAAGGATTCCCACTTAGCTGGTTACAGCAAACATTTAATGGCTGGCAAATTTCGGCTAACAACACACTGCACCTCGACAATGGCTTAGTCGAAATAGATACCGGCGATTGCATTAGATTAACCCAAGACAGAGTGATATTTGTCGGTAGAGAAGACAATCTAGTCAATGTCGGCGGTGTTAAAGTTAACCTTGAAACACTCGAGCAAGAGATCCTTGCTATTGAGGAAATTTTCGATGCCCGAGTATTTGCTAAGTCAAACCCAATCACGGGGGCACTAATCTGCCTGGAATGTTGTGCAACAGATGAAACCAAGGCCAGAGAAGCACTTAAAACCTGGTCACTTGGACGCGATCCTGCTGCAACGCCACGCATCATTCGCTTTAGCGAGCAGATCACTCTGTCAACCAGTGGTAAAAAAGTGAGAACAAATTAA
- the pseH gene encoding UDP-4-amino-4,6-dideoxy-N-acetyl-beta-L-altrosamine N-acetyltransferase has protein sequence MALNFKRVDVNDAELLLKWRTTPEITKHMFTDLENPSVDKQRAWIESLAKRDDYRAYMIQDDGVSIGFLCFSDIDRFHQRCSTGSYIYERQARLKYGVTMHTYICNYVFHQLKLNKIVNYVLDANEKVVKLQTLHKTRLVGHLKQHIYKNGEFLDVHIFEQLRQDWLSQKQHFSLEKISAAFNDWNNA, from the coding sequence ATGGCATTAAACTTTAAGCGTGTAGATGTAAACGATGCCGAGCTGTTGCTTAAGTGGCGTACGACTCCGGAAATCACTAAACACATGTTTACCGATCTCGAAAATCCGTCGGTAGACAAGCAGCGGGCTTGGATAGAATCTTTAGCGAAGCGAGATGATTACCGAGCCTACATGATACAAGATGATGGTGTCTCTATTGGCTTCTTATGTTTCTCAGATATAGACAGATTTCACCAACGTTGCAGCACAGGTTCCTATATTTATGAGCGTCAGGCTCGACTTAAATATGGCGTCACCATGCACACTTATATCTGCAACTACGTGTTTCACCAACTTAAGCTAAACAAAATAGTTAACTATGTACTCGACGCCAATGAAAAAGTGGTCAAGCTACAAACGTTACACAAGACCAGGCTTGTCGGTCACCTTAAACAACATATCTACAAAAATGGTGAGTTTTTAGACGTCCATATCTTTGAACAATTGAGGCAAGATTGGCTCAGTCAGAAACAACATTTTAGCTTGGAAAAAATTTCAGCAGCCTTTAACGATTGGAATAATGCATGA